Proteins found in one Takifugu rubripes chromosome 17, fTakRub1.2, whole genome shotgun sequence genomic segment:
- the LOC101071752 gene encoding microtubule-associated tumor suppressor 1 homolog A-like isoform X2 translates to MRVKSLAGAIKLSMRGKSCNIRPTLKMAVDVSRTQAVCFLASELHEDSPVEPESAVGVEPLHPRPNPESAEGPGRAPGKTLTPEKKQRKVPSKLGPSIRQQERGVRPEQEPSGSSRSGLTGLGIPRLLSNPKPHTTTEEASNPPPPPGPVGKHGAAPASKLPIKGLTNLSPQTLALNDNNGTMAAASSSAAGTSPNEPPSRSSAKPVPPTSTSAPSVTAISASFGVPKLHVTRGRATTLQARTSAPNLKTTTVSKRSTAKTPHHPPAKNTPATTRPKSQHSLQSCSSVRLCRGQTSVDKNKQREASRQTHCNGVSQCDGQKQKHQQISSDLTAGVVNGNSPVADFKNNNAISSAADGRTGSRSVLKTTSRPQNASKASAADGTVTTKHNQSKEHAEKKKQAVTQLRRMLIQGNKRVEALATVIQHIFSEREEAVKQKGEIASELANLRDELVLSTQCCKRLQKEKEEMRSSFEEAMKTLEGQHQEELVQLENRLKSFYQREWDKVHQIYQEEADKCCMLMEEQVERLRKQQQAERENQEVIQTQRMDSLKLHYESCIQELKRTHEKDMENLEKSLKRTETSLSDKILPLSTEKEALYKKLKEEEEDGKHTPAEKYLDSHVLYLEQELESLKAVLEIRNNQLHQKEKKLMEMDKLMEANIKLEECLKKVQQENEDYQARMDKYAALSKQLSSEQVVLQQSLQKESKVNKRLSMENEELLWKLQNCDLLPSPCRLSPTSPFNSPRNSAAFPTAAPLSPR, encoded by the exons CAGGCAGTTTGTTTTCTTGCATCTGAGTTACACGAGGACAGTCCTGTGGAACCTGAGAGTGCTGTGGGTGTGGAGCCTTTACATCCAAGACCAAATCCAGAGTCAGCGGAGGGCCCCGGGAGGGCTCCTGGCAAGACTTTAACTCCAGAAAAGAAGCAAAGG aaagTGCCTTCCAAGCTGGGACCGAGCATcaggcagcaggagagaggcGTCAGACCAGAGCAGGAGCCCTCGGGGTCCTCGAGGTCAGGACTTACAGGACTGGGCATCCCCAGGCTCTTGA GTAACCCCAAACCTCACACCACCACAGAGGAAGCATCGAATCCGCCGCCTCCTCCGGGTCCAGTCGGAAAACACGGAGCTGCACCTGCATCTAAACTCCCTATCAAAGGGTTGACAAACCTTAGCCCTCAAACCTTAGCTCTCAATGACAACAACGGCACCATGGCTGCAG CTTCCTCGTCAGCCGCAGGAACCAGTCCAAACGAACCACCCAGCAGAAGCTCAGCAAAGCCAGTCCCCCCTACCAgcaccagtgctcccagtgttACAGCCATCAGTGCTTCTTTTGGGGTTCCAAAGCTTCATGTGACGAGGGGCCGTGCTACAACACTTCAAGCCAGAACTTCTGCTCCAA ATCTGAAGACCACGACAGTCAGCAAACGCAGTACAGCCAAgaccccccatcaccccccagcCAAAAACACCCCTGCTACTACCAGGCCGAAATCCCAGCATTCCCTGcaaagctgcagctcagtgagGCTTTGCCGGGGACAAACGTCAG tggacaaaaacaagcagcGGGAGGCATCAAGGCAGACACACTGCAATGGCGTTTCCCAGTGTGATGGCCAGAAGCAGAAACACCAGCAGATCTCCTCTGACCTG ACGGCGGGTGTGGTGAATGGTAACTCACCGGTGGCagactttaaaaacaacaatgctATCTCAAGCGCCGCCGATGGAAGGACAGGGTCCCGTTCCGTCCTCAAAACAACGTCCCGCCCGCAGAACGCATCGAAGGCCTCCGCTGCAGACGGAACGGTCACGACAAAACACAACCAGAGcaaagagcacgcagagaagaagaaacaggcCGTCACTCAGCTGAGGAGGATGCTCATTCAAGGCAATAAGAGAGTGGAGGCTCTGGCTACGGTCATCCAACACATCTTTTCTGAG CGAGAGGAAGCTGTGAAGCAGAAGGGGGAGATCGCGTCGGAGCTGGCGAATCTCCGAGATGAACTGG tcttGTCAACACAGTGTTGTAAACGGctgcagaaggagaaggaggagatgcGCTCCAGTTTCGAGGAAGCCATGAAGACCTTAGAGGGGCAGCATCAGGAGGAGCTGGTGCAGCTGGAGAACAG ACTGAAGAGTTTCTACCAAAGAGAGTGGGACAAAGTCCACCAGATATACCAGGAGGAGGCGGACAAATGCTGCATGTtgatggaggagcag GTGGAGCggctgaggaagcagcagcaggcagagagagaaaaccaggaagtgaTCCAGACCCAAAGGATGGATTCTCTCAAATTACACTACGAGTCGTGCATACAAG AGCTAAAGAGGACTCATGAGAAAGACatggaaaacctggagaaatCCCTGAAGCGGACAGAGACGTCACTCTCT GACAAAATACTTCCACTGTCGACAGAGAAGGAAGCTTTGTACaagaagctgaaggaagaggaggaggacgggaagcacacacccgctgagaaataTTTG GACTCCCACGTTTTATATCTGGAGCAAGAGCTGGAGAGCCTGAAAGCAGTGCTGGAGATCAGGAACAACCAGCTGCACcaaaaagagaagaagctcaTGGAGATGGACAAGCTG ATGGAGGCTAATATTAAGCTGGAAGAGTGTCTAAAGAAGGTTCAACAGGAGAACGAGGACTACCAAGCCAGGATGGATAAATATGCAGCCCTCTCCAA gcagcTGTCCAGTGAGCAGGTCGTGCTGCAGCAGTCGCTACAGAAGGAGTCCAAGGTCAATAAACGTCTGTCCATGGAGAACGAAGAGCTGCTGTGGAAGCTGCAAAACTGCGACTTGCTCCCGAGTCCCTGTCgcctctcccccacctcccccttcAACTCGCCTCGGAACTCGGCCGCCTTCCCGACCGCTGCCCCGCTGTCACCCAGATAA
- the LOC101071752 gene encoding microtubule-associated tumor suppressor 1 homolog A-like isoform X1, whose translation MRVKSLAGAIKLSMRGKSCNIRPTLKMAVDVSRTQAVCFLASELHEDSPVEPESAVGVEPLHPRPNPESAEGPGRAPGKTLTPEKKQRKVPSKLGPSIRQQERGVRPEQEPSGSSRSGLTGLGIPRLLSNPKPHTTTEEASNPPPPPGPVGKHGAAPASKLPIKGLTNLSPQTLALNDNNGTMAAASSSAAGTSPNEPPSRSSAKPVPPTSTSAPSVTAISASFGVPKLHVTRGRATTLQARTSAPNLKTTTVSKRSTAKTPHHPPAKNTPATTRPKSQHSLQSCSSVRLCRGQTSGDGCLLISEVDKNKQREASRQTHCNGVSQCDGQKQKHQQISSDLTAGVVNGNSPVADFKNNNAISSAADGRTGSRSVLKTTSRPQNASKASAADGTVTTKHNQSKEHAEKKKQAVTQLRRMLIQGNKRVEALATVIQHIFSEREEAVKQKGEIASELANLRDELVLSTQCCKRLQKEKEEMRSSFEEAMKTLEGQHQEELVQLENRLKSFYQREWDKVHQIYQEEADKCCMLMEEQVERLRKQQQAERENQEVIQTQRMDSLKLHYESCIQELKRTHEKDMENLEKSLKRTETSLSDKILPLSTEKEALYKKLKEEEEDGKHTPAEKYLDSHVLYLEQELESLKAVLEIRNNQLHQKEKKLMEMDKLMEANIKLEECLKKVQQENEDYQARMDKYAALSKQLSSEQVVLQQSLQKESKVNKRLSMENEELLWKLQNCDLLPSPCRLSPTSPFNSPRNSAAFPTAAPLSPR comes from the exons CAGGCAGTTTGTTTTCTTGCATCTGAGTTACACGAGGACAGTCCTGTGGAACCTGAGAGTGCTGTGGGTGTGGAGCCTTTACATCCAAGACCAAATCCAGAGTCAGCGGAGGGCCCCGGGAGGGCTCCTGGCAAGACTTTAACTCCAGAAAAGAAGCAAAGG aaagTGCCTTCCAAGCTGGGACCGAGCATcaggcagcaggagagaggcGTCAGACCAGAGCAGGAGCCCTCGGGGTCCTCGAGGTCAGGACTTACAGGACTGGGCATCCCCAGGCTCTTGA GTAACCCCAAACCTCACACCACCACAGAGGAAGCATCGAATCCGCCGCCTCCTCCGGGTCCAGTCGGAAAACACGGAGCTGCACCTGCATCTAAACTCCCTATCAAAGGGTTGACAAACCTTAGCCCTCAAACCTTAGCTCTCAATGACAACAACGGCACCATGGCTGCAG CTTCCTCGTCAGCCGCAGGAACCAGTCCAAACGAACCACCCAGCAGAAGCTCAGCAAAGCCAGTCCCCCCTACCAgcaccagtgctcccagtgttACAGCCATCAGTGCTTCTTTTGGGGTTCCAAAGCTTCATGTGACGAGGGGCCGTGCTACAACACTTCAAGCCAGAACTTCTGCTCCAA ATCTGAAGACCACGACAGTCAGCAAACGCAGTACAGCCAAgaccccccatcaccccccagcCAAAAACACCCCTGCTACTACCAGGCCGAAATCCCAGCATTCCCTGcaaagctgcagctcagtgagGCTTTGCCGGGGACAAACGTCAGGTGATGGATGTTTGCTGATCAGTGAAG tggacaaaaacaagcagcGGGAGGCATCAAGGCAGACACACTGCAATGGCGTTTCCCAGTGTGATGGCCAGAAGCAGAAACACCAGCAGATCTCCTCTGACCTG ACGGCGGGTGTGGTGAATGGTAACTCACCGGTGGCagactttaaaaacaacaatgctATCTCAAGCGCCGCCGATGGAAGGACAGGGTCCCGTTCCGTCCTCAAAACAACGTCCCGCCCGCAGAACGCATCGAAGGCCTCCGCTGCAGACGGAACGGTCACGACAAAACACAACCAGAGcaaagagcacgcagagaagaagaaacaggcCGTCACTCAGCTGAGGAGGATGCTCATTCAAGGCAATAAGAGAGTGGAGGCTCTGGCTACGGTCATCCAACACATCTTTTCTGAG CGAGAGGAAGCTGTGAAGCAGAAGGGGGAGATCGCGTCGGAGCTGGCGAATCTCCGAGATGAACTGG tcttGTCAACACAGTGTTGTAAACGGctgcagaaggagaaggaggagatgcGCTCCAGTTTCGAGGAAGCCATGAAGACCTTAGAGGGGCAGCATCAGGAGGAGCTGGTGCAGCTGGAGAACAG ACTGAAGAGTTTCTACCAAAGAGAGTGGGACAAAGTCCACCAGATATACCAGGAGGAGGCGGACAAATGCTGCATGTtgatggaggagcag GTGGAGCggctgaggaagcagcagcaggcagagagagaaaaccaggaagtgaTCCAGACCCAAAGGATGGATTCTCTCAAATTACACTACGAGTCGTGCATACAAG AGCTAAAGAGGACTCATGAGAAAGACatggaaaacctggagaaatCCCTGAAGCGGACAGAGACGTCACTCTCT GACAAAATACTTCCACTGTCGACAGAGAAGGAAGCTTTGTACaagaagctgaaggaagaggaggaggacgggaagcacacacccgctgagaaataTTTG GACTCCCACGTTTTATATCTGGAGCAAGAGCTGGAGAGCCTGAAAGCAGTGCTGGAGATCAGGAACAACCAGCTGCACcaaaaagagaagaagctcaTGGAGATGGACAAGCTG ATGGAGGCTAATATTAAGCTGGAAGAGTGTCTAAAGAAGGTTCAACAGGAGAACGAGGACTACCAAGCCAGGATGGATAAATATGCAGCCCTCTCCAA gcagcTGTCCAGTGAGCAGGTCGTGCTGCAGCAGTCGCTACAGAAGGAGTCCAAGGTCAATAAACGTCTGTCCATGGAGAACGAAGAGCTGCTGTGGAAGCTGCAAAACTGCGACTTGCTCCCGAGTCCCTGTCgcctctcccccacctcccccttcAACTCGCCTCGGAACTCGGCCGCCTTCCCGACCGCTGCCCCGCTGTCACCCAGATAA
- the LOC101071752 gene encoding microtubule-associated tumor suppressor 1 homolog A-like isoform X3, with product MLWSPRLSLANFHVKLTAKGLFRNLQLLPGCRKNTMVFHTVDKNKQREASRQTHCNGVSQCDGQKQKHQQISSDLTAGVVNGNSPVADFKNNNAISSAADGRTGSRSVLKTTSRPQNASKASAADGTVTTKHNQSKEHAEKKKQAVTQLRRMLIQGNKRVEALATVIQHIFSEREEAVKQKGEIASELANLRDELVLSTQCCKRLQKEKEEMRSSFEEAMKTLEGQHQEELVQLENRLKSFYQREWDKVHQIYQEEADKCCMLMEEQVERLRKQQQAERENQEVIQTQRMDSLKLHYESCIQELKRTHEKDMENLEKSLKRTETSLSDKILPLSTEKEALYKKLKEEEEDGKHTPAEKYLDSHVLYLEQELESLKAVLEIRNNQLHQKEKKLMEMDKLMEANIKLEECLKKVQQENEDYQARMDKYAALSKQLSSEQVVLQQSLQKESKVNKRLSMENEELLWKLQNCDLLPSPCRLSPTSPFNSPRNSAAFPTAAPLSPR from the exons ATGTTATGGTCTCCCAGACTGTCGCTGGCCAATTTCCACGTGAAGCTAACTGCCAAGGGACTTTTTAGaaacctccagctgctgccaggaTGCCGGAAGAATACCATGGTATTTCACACAG tggacaaaaacaagcagcGGGAGGCATCAAGGCAGACACACTGCAATGGCGTTTCCCAGTGTGATGGCCAGAAGCAGAAACACCAGCAGATCTCCTCTGACCTG ACGGCGGGTGTGGTGAATGGTAACTCACCGGTGGCagactttaaaaacaacaatgctATCTCAAGCGCCGCCGATGGAAGGACAGGGTCCCGTTCCGTCCTCAAAACAACGTCCCGCCCGCAGAACGCATCGAAGGCCTCCGCTGCAGACGGAACGGTCACGACAAAACACAACCAGAGcaaagagcacgcagagaagaagaaacaggcCGTCACTCAGCTGAGGAGGATGCTCATTCAAGGCAATAAGAGAGTGGAGGCTCTGGCTACGGTCATCCAACACATCTTTTCTGAG CGAGAGGAAGCTGTGAAGCAGAAGGGGGAGATCGCGTCGGAGCTGGCGAATCTCCGAGATGAACTGG tcttGTCAACACAGTGTTGTAAACGGctgcagaaggagaaggaggagatgcGCTCCAGTTTCGAGGAAGCCATGAAGACCTTAGAGGGGCAGCATCAGGAGGAGCTGGTGCAGCTGGAGAACAG ACTGAAGAGTTTCTACCAAAGAGAGTGGGACAAAGTCCACCAGATATACCAGGAGGAGGCGGACAAATGCTGCATGTtgatggaggagcag GTGGAGCggctgaggaagcagcagcaggcagagagagaaaaccaggaagtgaTCCAGACCCAAAGGATGGATTCTCTCAAATTACACTACGAGTCGTGCATACAAG AGCTAAAGAGGACTCATGAGAAAGACatggaaaacctggagaaatCCCTGAAGCGGACAGAGACGTCACTCTCT GACAAAATACTTCCACTGTCGACAGAGAAGGAAGCTTTGTACaagaagctgaaggaagaggaggaggacgggaagcacacacccgctgagaaataTTTG GACTCCCACGTTTTATATCTGGAGCAAGAGCTGGAGAGCCTGAAAGCAGTGCTGGAGATCAGGAACAACCAGCTGCACcaaaaagagaagaagctcaTGGAGATGGACAAGCTG ATGGAGGCTAATATTAAGCTGGAAGAGTGTCTAAAGAAGGTTCAACAGGAGAACGAGGACTACCAAGCCAGGATGGATAAATATGCAGCCCTCTCCAA gcagcTGTCCAGTGAGCAGGTCGTGCTGCAGCAGTCGCTACAGAAGGAGTCCAAGGTCAATAAACGTCTGTCCATGGAGAACGAAGAGCTGCTGTGGAAGCTGCAAAACTGCGACTTGCTCCCGAGTCCCTGTCgcctctcccccacctcccccttcAACTCGCCTCGGAACTCGGCCGCCTTCCCGACCGCTGCCCCGCTGTCACCCAGATAA
- the fgl1 gene encoding fibrinogen-like protein 1 produces MGMSHQRQGWEDHLSPGMFELFNHTPERRPIRAQRCSNVKDKRRGAGAESLTLGMGMLGTSLVFLLLQLALSLVVPPSCERQVAPLRAEIQALNEVIDDQQRYIQELHKNHGRQLQQIPSSHLGAGNVHRDCSDVFADGNVASGVYVIRPNGSPTALKVFCDMNNGGGWTVFQRRRDGKENFDRAWVEYKHGFGDMFSPEGEFWLGNEPLHYLTSQGNYELRIDMEDFDGNQRFAKYKKFRVDDEKDEYQLHLGEYSGNAGNALVKKRMTPPAEENRIFPGVKFSTFDHLNDTESRCIRHSKSGWWFSRCDSGNLNGHYYKGPYQAMMDDGVVWHTWHGWWYSIKSVVMMVHAADHQRPMETFPDESGVDVQGPFP; encoded by the exons ATGGGAATGAGCCATCAAAGACAGGGATGGGAGGATCACCTCAGTCCAGGAATGTTTGAGCTGTTTAATCATACGCCGGAGCGacggccaatcagagcgcaaAGATGCAGCAACGTGAAGGACAAAAGACGTGGAGCGGGAGCGGAGAGTCTCACATTAGGGATGGGAATGCTCGGGACATCACTGGTCTTTCTTCTTCTACAGCTGGCTCTTTCTCTGGTG GTTCCACCGTCATGTGAGCGGCAGGTGGCGCCTCTGAGAGCAGAAATCCAGGCCTTGAATGAAGTGATTGATGACCAGCAACGCTACATCCAGGAGCTCCACAAGAACCATGGCCGCCAACTGCAACAGATCCCCAGCAGTCACCTGGGCGCAGGGAACGTTCACCGAG ACTGCTCTGATGTGTTTGCTGATGGCAACGTGGCCAGCGGGGTGTACGTGATCCGCCCAAATGGGTCTCCCACTGCCCTGAAGGTCTTCTGTGATATGAACAACGGAGGAGGATGGACGGTattccagaggaggagagatggcaAGGAAAACTTTGACag aGCCTGGGTGGAGTACAAGCACGGATTTGGAGACATGTTTTCACCTGAGGGGGAATTCTGGCTGGGCAATGAACCGCTCCATTATCTGACCTCGCAAG GAAACTACGAGCTTCGGATAGACATGGAGGACTTTGACGGGAACCAGCGTTTtgcaaaatataaaaaattCAGAGTGGATGATGAAAAG GATGAGTATCAGTTGCATCTGGGAGAGTACtctgggaatgctgggaatgCCCTGGTCAAGAAACGCATGACCCCGCCTGCAGAAGAAAACCGGATCTTCCCGGGCGTCAAGTTCAGCACATTTGACCACCTGAATGACACTGAGAGCAGGTGCATCAGACACAGCAAGTCAGGCTGGTGGTTCAGCAG GTGTGATTCTGGCAATCTGAATGGGCATTACTATAAGGGACCATACCAAGCCATGATGGATGACGGCGTGGTGTGGCACACCTGGCACGGCTGGTGGTACTCCATTAAATCGGTAGTCATGATGGTGCACGCTGCTGACCACCAGCGTCCAATGGAAACCTTCCCAGATGAATCAGGAGTTGACGTGCAAGGGCCGTTTCCCTGA
- the p2rx3b gene encoding P2X purinoceptor 3 — protein sequence MWSCITDFFTYETTKSVVVKSWTIGIINRIVQLIIITYFIGWVFIYEKAYQIRDTAIESSVMTKVKGFGIYNDKVMDVADYVTPTQGASVFCVITKMITTENQVQGYCPEAEKKYICKQDSECKKHLNKPGSYGILTGNCVPFNSTVNMCEIKGWCPAEIDTIKTIPMMEVENFTIFIKNSIRFPIFNYTKGNFPSTITDDYIKKCNFDTVSNTYCPIFRVGDVVRYAEQNFSKLADKGGVIGIKIGWICDLDKSDDQCNPSYSFTRLDAMSQRTAVSPGYNFRFAKYYKMENGTDYRTLVKAYAIRFDVLVNGNAGKFNMIPTLINMVAAFTSVGVGTVLCDIILLNFLKGGEQYKAKKFEEVSDNPLDSQSRLYRSQLSLRHNETIMKSSDSGAFSIEHYS from the exons ATGTGGTCGTGCATAACCGACTTTTTCACCTATGAAACCACCAAGTCAGTGGTGGTGAAGAGCTGGACCATTGGCATCATCAACCGCATTGTACAACTGATCATCATCACCTACTTCATCGG ATGGGTGTTTATCTATGAGAAAGCCTATCAGATCAGAGACACCGCTATTGAATCTTCAGTGAtgacaaaggtcaaaggttttgGAATCTACAACGACAAAGTCATGGACGTGGCCGACTATGTGACCCCCACGCAG GGAGCTTCAGTCTTCTGCGTCATCACCAAAATGATCACGACAGAGAACCAAGTGCAGGGATACTGCCCAGAG GCTGAGAAGAAATACATTTGTAAGCAGGACAGCGAGTGTAAAAAACACCTCAACAAACCGGGAAGTTACG GGATTCTCACAGGGAACTGTGTTCCCTTCAACAGCACAGTCAACATGTGTGAAATAAAAGGCTGGTGTCCAGCTGAGATCGATACCATAAAGAC GATACCAATGATGGAAGTGGAGAATTTCACCATTTTCATTAAGAACAGCATCCGCTTCCCGATCTTCAACTACACCAA AGGGAACTTCCCCTCTACCATCACTGACGATTACATCAAAAAGTGCAACTTTGACACGGTCAGCAACACCTACTGCCCCATCTTCAGGGTGGGAGATGTCGTCCGCTACGCAGAGCAGAACTTTTCTAAACTGGCAGACAAG GGTGGAGTGATTGGGATTAAGATCGGCTGGATTTGCGATTTGGATAAGTCAGATGACCAGTGCAACCCGTCTTACTCGTTCACCCGACTCGACGCCATGTCGCAGAGGACTGCTGTCTCACCTGGCTACAATTTCAG ATTTGCCAAATACTATAAAATGGAGAACGGGACGGATTACCGGACCCTGGTCAAAGCCTACGCCATACGGTTTGATGTTCTTGTCAATGGAAAT GCAGGAAAGTTCAACATGATCCccaccctcatcaacatggtgGCGGCCTTCACCTCAGTGGGAGTG ggGACAGTCCTGTGTGACATCATACTGCTGAACTTCCTGAAAGGGGGAGAGCAATACAAGGCCAAGAAATTTGAAGAG GTTTCGGACAACCCCCTGGACAGCCAAAGCAGGCTTTACCGCTCACAGCTTTCACTCAGACACAACGAGACCATCATGAAGTCCAGCGACTCGGGGGCTTTTTCTATCGAACATTACAGCTAA
- the pold4 gene encoding DNA polymerase delta subunit 4: MTTKHGLITDSFKVVKKARRERKREKRPSPPRQLKKEAEAVHEEELQKLQQFDLDWRFGPCTGISRLQRWERAKLHNLNPPDEIKELLLKTQSDPSYSHSLWGEYPL, translated from the exons ATGACAACGAAGCATGGGCTGATAACCGATTCATTTAAGGTGGTGAAAAAagcgaggagggagaggaaaagggaaaagagaCCAAGTCCACCACGTCAGCTAAAGAAAG AGGCTGAAGCGGTGcacgaggaggagctgcagaagcttCAGCAGTTTGATCTAGACTGGAGATTTGGCCCCTGCACGG GTATCAGCAGGTTGCAGAGGTGGGAGAGAGCTAAACTTCACAACCTGAACCCGCCTGATGAGATCAAAGAGCTGCTCTTGAAAACCCAATCTGACCCCAGCTACAGCCACAG TTTATGGGGAGAATATCCTCTGTGA